The Deltaproteobacteria bacterium genome includes the window CCGGCGCCGGTCTCGGCAATGACGCGCCGCTTGCCCATGCGCTCGGCCAGGAGCGCCTGCCCGAGGGTGTTGTTCAGCTTGTGTGCGCCCGTATGGAGGAGGTCTTCGCGCTTGAGGTAGACCCGCGCGCGCAACGAGAGCGTCTTCGCCAGGCCGTCGGCGCGGAACAGCGGCGTCGGCCGGCCGGCGTACGTGCGCAACAGCCGCGTCAGCTCCTCCCGATAGTCGGCATCGGCTCGCGCCGCCGTCCAGGCCCGCTCCAGCTCGTCCAGCGCCGGGATCAGCGTCTCGGGAACGAAGCGGCCGCCGTACGCCCCGAAGCGGCCGCGGCCATCGGGCGGCGCGATGGTTTGCTCCGCGAGGATCGGCGGCATCTCCTTCATCTCGACGCACCTCGCGCGGCGCGCACGAACGCGCGCACCCTCTCCGGATCCTTGAACCCTCGAGGTCCTTCGATTCCGCCCGCGACGTCGACGCCCGAAGGGCGTGCCTCGGCGATCGCCTGGGCGACGTTTTCCGGCGTGAGCCCTCCGGCGACGAAGAGCTCGCCGTCGTGGATCTGGCGCGCTTTCTCCGCCAGCTTCCAGGGAAAGCTCTTCCCGGAGCCGCCCGCGGGACCGTCGAGGAGGATCCGGGCTGCACCCGGTCGCGGCCGCAGCGACTCCTCCGAGTCGACCTGAAGCGCCGCGTAGAGCGCAAGCGCGGTGCGCTCCGCTGGCCATTTGCCGTGGAGCTGCGCGGCCTGCAGACCGACCTCGCCTGCGATCCGAAGCACCTCGGAAAGTTCCGCGTCCAGGAACACGCCGACCAAAGGGATGCGGGCGGACAAGGCGTCGCGGATGGCCTTCGCCTCCTCCACCGTGACGTGGCGGCGGCTCCTCTCCGCGAAGACCACGCCGATCTCGTCGGCGCCCTCGCGAGCACAGAGAAGGGCGTCCGGCACGGTGCGCACGCCACAGAGCTTGATCTTCATGCGCGCACCAGCGCCCGCGTCGCCGATTCGGGATCCGCGGCGGACGAGAGCGCCTCGCCGACCAGCAGCATCGAGGCCCCGAGCGCGCGATAGCGGCGGACGTCCTCAGCGGTGCGGACACCGCTCTCCGCGACCAGTGGCGCGATTCCGCGCGCCAGCGGCGCGATCCGGCCAAAGGCGTCCGGGTAGACTTCCAGAGTCTTCAGATTCCGCGCGTTCACTCCCAACAGATCGGGCTCGCAGGCGCGCGCCATCTCCAGCTCGCTCTCCTCGTGAACCTCGAACAGCACCGCCATCCCCAGCTCGCGTGCCAGGTACCGCAGCGGCCGCAAGGTGGCGAGCGGAGCGGCGGCGGCGATGAGGAGGATGGCGTCGGCTCCGTGCGCGCGCGCCTCCCGGACCTGGAACTCGGTGACGATGAAGTCCTTGCGCAAGACCGGGAGCGCAACGGCTTCGCGCGCGGCGCGCAGATCGGCGAGCGAGCCGCCGAAGTGTGCGCGGTCGGTGAGCACCGAGATCGCCGCCGCGCCGCCGCGCTCGTACGCCGTGGCCAGCGCAGCATCCAGCCCGGGATTGATGGATCCGCTGGAGGGACTGGCGCGCTTCACTTCGGCGATCAATCCCGCGCGTGGAAAAGGCCGGAGCGCCGGCGAGGGCGAGGGCAGCGGCAACCGCTGCCGTTCGCGCGCGTCCTCGAGCGCCTGCGCCACCAGCTTCTCCAGATGGCTCATGGCGCAGCCTTCCGCGCTTGCGACGCCTGCACCAGCCGCTCCAGCCGGTCCAGTGCGGCTCCGCTGTCGATGGCGCGCTCCGCGAGGCGGACGCCGTCGGCGATGGTCTCGCAGACGCCGGCGGCCGCCAGCGCCGCTCCTCCGTTGAGCAGCGTCGCCGCCCGCTGCGGACCGTTCTCGCCGCGGAGCACGGCGCGCAGCGTCTCGGCGTTCTGCTGGGCGTCTCCGCCGCGCAATCCTTCGAGCGGAGCCCGCTGCACGCCGGCGTCCTCCGGCGACAGCTCGAACTGGCGCACCACGCCGGAGCGGACTTCGCAGACCACGGTCGGGCCGGCCGTGGAGATCTCGTCGAGCCCGCCGTACCCGTGGACCACGAAGGCGCGGTCGCATCCCAGCTCCGCCAGCGTCTTCGCCAGCACCGGGACGAGCTGCGGGGCATATACGCCGAGGAGCTGGCGGCGTGCTCCCGCGGGATTCGCCAGCGGCCCGAGCAGGTTGAAGAGCGTGCGCAGCCCGAGCTCCTTGCGCACCGGCGCGACGTGGCGCATGGCCGCGTGATGCCGCGGGGCAAAGAGGAACCCGATGCCGCACTCGTCGATGCACGCCGCGACGGCAGCCGGCGGCAGCTCCACCTCGACTCCCAGCGCGGTGAGCACGTCGGCGCTGCCGCACCGGGAGGAGACCGCACGGTTGCCGTGCTTGGCGACGCGCGCTCCTCCGGCGGCAGCGACGAACGCCGACGTGGTGGAGATGTTGAACGTGTGCGACGCGTCTCCGCCGGTCCCGCAGGTGTCGATGAGCCGATCCTGCGAGACTTCGACGCGCGTCGCCCGGGATCGCAGCGCCTGGGCGGCGCCGGCGATCTCGTCCGGCGTCTCGCCCTTCATCCGCAGCGCCACGAGCAGCGCGGCCATCTGCGACACGGGGGCGCTGCCGTCGAGCATCGCGTCCATCGCTGCCGCCGCCTGCGCGCGCGAGAGGTGAATCCCGTCGACGGCCAGCCGGATGTGCTCGCGCAGCGGCATCGTTCAAACCCTGAGGAAGTTGCCGAGGAGCGTCTGCCCGTCGGGAGTCAGGATGGACTCTGGATGGAACTGCACGCCGAAAACCGGCAGCCGCAAATGGCGAACCGCCATCACGATCCCGTCCTTCGTGCGCGCGGAGACCTTGAGCTCCCTGGGCAGGGTGCGCCCGTCGACCACCAGCGAATGATAGCGGCCAGCGTGCAGCGGCTTGGGCGCCCCGCGGAAGAGCGCGCTCCCGTCGTGCACGATCTCCTCCGCCTTTCCATGCACTGGCTCCCGCGCGCGCACGACCTTTCCCCCGAAGGCCTGTCCGATGCTCTGATGCCCCAGGCAGACGCCGAGGATGGGGACCGCGCGCTGCGGCCGCGCAAAGCCGTTCAGCCCACAGGCGCGGGAGATGAGCTCCAGGCACACTCCCGCCTCGTTCGGAGTGCACGGTCCGGGCGACAGCACCAGCCGCTCCGGGCGGCGCCGAAGAATCTCCGCGGCGCTCGCGGCGTCGTTGCGCAGCACGTCCACGGAGGCGCCCAACTCGCCGAGGCGCTGCACCAGATTGAAGGTGAACGAGTCGTAGTTGTCGATGACCAGGACCCGCGGCTTCATGCAACCGCCTTTCCCGCCACCGCTCCGTACGCTGCGCCGACCGATGCTCGCACCTTGGCCAGCACCTCGCGCCACTCAGCGGCCGGGTCGCTGGCCGCGACGATCCCTGCGCCGGCCTGCGCGAAGAGGCGGCCCTGGCTGCGGAACAAGGTCCGGATGGCAATCGCGAGCTGGACGTCTCCTGCCCCGGAGAACCAACCGACCGCGCCTCCGTATGGACCGCGCTGGACGCCTTCCAGCTCGTCGACGAT containing:
- a CDS encoding anthranilate synthase component I (with component II, the glutamine amidotransferase, catalyzes the formation of anthranilate from chorismate and glutamine); translation: GRNDVGRVARIGSVKVERLMETERFSHVMHMTSEVSGTLKPGLGAVDAFAAAFPAGTLSGAPKIRAMEIVDELEGVQRGPYGGAVGWFSGAGDVQLAIAIRTLFRSQGRLFAQAGAGIVAASDPAAEWREVLAKVRASVGAAYGAVAGKAVA
- a CDS encoding phosphoribosylanthranilate isomerase, with protein sequence MKIKLCGVRTVPDALLCAREGADEIGVVFAERSRRHVTVEEAKAIRDALSARIPLVGVFLDAELSEVLRIAGEVGLQAAQLHGKWPAERTALALYAALQVDSEESLRPRPGAARILLDGPAGGSGKSFPWKLAEKARQIHDGELFVAGGLTPENVAQAIAEARPSGVDVAGGIEGPRGFKDPERVRAFVRAARGASR
- the trpD gene encoding anthranilate phosphoribosyltransferase, whose product is MPLREHIRLAVDGIHLSRAQAAAAMDAMLDGSAPVSQMAALLVALRMKGETPDEIAGAAQALRSRATRVEVSQDRLIDTCGTGGDASHTFNISTTSAFVAAAGGARVAKHGNRAVSSRCGSADVLTALGVEVELPPAAVAACIDECGIGFLFAPRHHAAMRHVAPVRKELGLRTLFNLLGPLANPAGARRQLLGVYAPQLVPVLAKTLAELGCDRAFVVHGYGGLDEISTAGPTVVCEVRSGVVRQFELSPEDAGVQRAPLEGLRGGDAQQNAETLRAVLRGENGPQRAATLLNGGAALAAAGVCETIADGVRLAERAIDSGAALDRLERLVQASQARKAAP
- a CDS encoding aminodeoxychorismate/anthranilate synthase component II; protein product: MKPRVLVIDNYDSFTFNLVQRLGELGASVDVLRNDAASAAEILRRRPERLVLSPGPCTPNEAGVCLELISRACGLNGFARPQRAVPILGVCLGHQSIGQAFGGKVVRAREPVHGKAEEIVHDGSALFRGAPKPLHAGRYHSLVVDGRTLPRELKVSARTKDGIVMAVRHLRLPVFGVQFHPESILTPDGQTLLGNFLRV
- a CDS encoding indole-3-glycerol-phosphate synthase, coding for MSHLEKLVAQALEDARERQRLPLPSPSPALRPFPRAGLIAEVKRASPSSGSINPGLDAALATAYERGGAAAISVLTDRAHFGGSLADLRAAREAVALPVLRKDFIVTEFQVREARAHGADAILLIAAAAPLATLRPLRYLARELGMAVLFEVHEESELEMARACEPDLLGVNARNLKTLEVYPDAFGRIAPLARGIAPLVAESGVRTAEDVRRYRALGASMLLVGEALSSAADPESATRALVRA